A single window of Mugil cephalus isolate CIBA_MC_2020 chromosome 1, CIBA_Mcephalus_1.1, whole genome shotgun sequence DNA harbors:
- the samhd1 gene encoding deoxynucleoside triphosphate triphosphohydrolase SAMHD1: MENRKRAFEAVSGPSDGFKTPEKRVSVAPPSADSDYMQWGVDKTCHYLRKEGLQEWENTFREQGITGVGLRYLEDASLEKIGIQRLGDRLKILHSLRKLWQIEDEPKKVFNDPIHGHLELHPLLVRIIDTPQFQRLRNIKQLGGAYYVFPGASHNRFEHSIGVGYLAGQLVQALNARQPDLLISRRDILCVQIAGLCHDLGHGPFSHMFDGMFIPKARPESKWKHETASLKMFDYLVDDNNLKPVMEQHGLVLPDDLDFIKEQIAGPLEINKGQKWPYKGRLEDKSFLYEIVANKMTGIDVDKWDYFSRDCHHLGIQSNFDHRRFLKFARVCEVNGKKMICSRDKEVGDLYDMFHTRNCLHRRAYQHKVGNIIETMITEAFLKADPHIQIEGTEGKMFTLSTAIDDMPAYTKLTDHVFEQILHSSSPELAEARQMLHNVVRRRLYKCLGQTHADKPMNVTPTIVQSWEAELARSSPQSGHQDVSLQPEDFVVNVICMDYGMKEKNPINKMRFYCKDDPTTPIQIRKNQVSKLLPEQFAEQLIRVFCKKTDKKSLEAAKKHFVQWCIDKNFSKPQNGDVIAPELTPLKASWTIDNEGDEDGGSKGANSSRVNRAEKSRQKLFLS; this comes from the exons ATGGAGAATCGAAAAAGGGCGTTTGAGGCCGTGTCTGGCCCCAGCGACGGCTTCAAAACGCCGGAGAAGAGAGTGTCAGTTGCCCCTCCGTCGGCGGACTCGGACTACATGCAATGGGGAGTGGACAAAACGTGTCATTACCTCCGAAAAGAAGGTCTCCAAGAATGGGAGAATACGTTTAGAG AGCAGGGAATCACAGGTGTCGGGCTGCGGTACCTGGAGGATGCTAGCCTGGAGAAGATTGGCATACA GCGTCTGGGTGACCGTCTGAAGATCTTACACAGCCTCAGGAAGCTGTGGCAGATAGAGGACGAGCCAAAGAAG GTGTTTAATGATCCCATCCACGGCCATCTGGAGCTGCACCCACTTCTCGTCAGAATCATAGACACACCCCAGTTCCAGAGGCTACGAAACATCAAGCAGCTCGGAGGGGCCTACTATGTGTTTCCGGGAGCCTCTCACAACCGCTTTGAACACTCGATTGG GGTGGGTTACCTGGCGGGACAACTTGTACAAGCTCTGAATGCAAGACAGCCCGATCTCTTGATCTCTCGCAGAGACATCCTCTGTGTGCAGATCGCTGGGCTCTGCCACGACCTTG GGCATGGACCATTTTCCCACATGTTTGATGGCATGTTCATCCCTAAAGCACGTCCAGAGAGCAAGTGGAAG CACGAGACTGCCTCTCTTAAAATGTTTGACTACCTGGTGgatgacaacaacctgaagccAGTGATGGAGCAGCATGGCCTTGTGCTGCCTGATGACCTGGACTTTATTAAGGAGCAAATTGCTGGAccactggaaataaataaaggccaGAAG TGGCCGTATAAAGGCCGTCTAGAAGACAAGTCCTTCCTCTACGAAATCGTGGCCAACAAAATGACTGGCATCGATGTGGATAAGTGGGACTACTTTTCCAG gGATTGCCACCACTTGGGGATCCAAAGCAACTTTGACCATCGTCGCTTCCTAAAGTTTGCGCGGGTGTGTGAGGTTAACGGGAAAAAGATGATCTGCAGTAGAGACAAG gaGGTGGGCGATCTGTATGACATGTTCCACACCAGAAACTGTCTCCATAGAAGAGCCTACCAGCACAAAGTGGGCAACATCATAGAGACTAT gatcaCAGAGGCCTTTTTAAAAGCAGATCCACACATCCAGATCGAAGGCACGGAAGGGAAAATGTTCACTCTGTCCACAGCCATAGACGACATGCCGGCCTACACCAAGCTGACAG ATCATGTGTTTGAACAAATACTCCACTCCTCTTCCCCGGAGTTGGCAGAGGCCAGGCAGATGCTGCACAATGTCGTGCGTCGGCGCCTCTACAAGTGTCTGGGCCAGACTCATGCGGACAAACCCATGAATGTGACTccg ACGATCGTTCAGAGCTGGGAAGCCGAGTTGGCTCGATCCAGCCCTCAGAGTGGCCACCAAGACGTCAGTCTGCAGCCAGAGGACTTTGTAGTTAAT GTAATTTGCATGGACTATGGCATGAAGGAGAAAAACCCCATCAACAAAATGCGTTTCTATTGCAAGGACGACCCAACTACACCCATCCAGATACGCAAGAATCAG GTGTCTAAACTTCTTCCAGAACAGTTTGCTGagcagctgatcagggtcttcTGTAAGAAGACGGACAAAAAGAGTCTAGAGGCTGCCAAGAAGCACTTTGTGCAATGGTGCATTGATAAGAACTTCTCAAAGCCTCAG AATGGAGACGTAATCGCACCTGAGCTGACCCCACTGAAGGCCAGCTGGACAATCGACAACGAAGGCGATGAAGATGGAGGCTCCAAAGGAGCAAACTCGTCTCGTGTAAATAGAGCAGAGAAGAGCagacaaaagctttttttaagcTAG